The Fragaria vesca subsp. vesca linkage group LG2, FraVesHawaii_1.0, whole genome shotgun sequence genome includes a window with the following:
- the LOC101308820 gene encoding galactose oxidase-like, translating to MKKCPTLPHLILSFLFIATFLSSSTHAAVGKWELLTKNVGISAMHMQLLHNDRVVMFDRTDFGASNLSLPNGVCRNNPNDTTLKVDCTAHSAEYDVASNTVRPLFVFTDTWCSSGAVNPNGSLVQTGGYNDGEKMVRVFTPCATCDWEEIGNVLANWRWYATDHILPDGRQIIIGGRGQFSYEFYPKSEGSMTSLNLPFLQETSDGAAIENNLYPFVFLNVDGNLFIFANNRAILFDYVASKTVKTYPTIPGGEPRSYPSTGSAVLLPLKSTNGQAAEAEVLVCGGAPFGAYTKALKKTYMDSLKSCARIKITDPNPEWVMEDMPLARIMGDMTLLPNGDVLIINGAAQGTAGWELGRHPVRTPVVYKPDNATGSRFELQNPSAISRMYHSTAVLLRDGRVLVGGSNPHERYVFSNVLFPTDLSLEAFSPNYLDSKFASVRPTTLSPSSQAEVGYGEKLTVSFSITGTIALDTVSVTMVSPSFTTHSFSMNQRLVILASETVRALGNLTFQVEVTTPASGNLAPSGYFLLYVVHQQIPSAGIWVKIR from the coding sequence ATGAAGAAGTGCCCGACTCTACCCCATCTCATTCTTTCATTCCTCTTTATAGCCACTTTTCTCTCTTCCTCGACCCACGCAGCCGTCGGCAAATGGGAGCTGCTTACGAAAAACGTCGGCATTTCCGCCATGCACATGCAACTCCTCCACAACGACCGCGTGGTCATGTTCGACAGGACAGACTTTGGAGCATCTAACCTCTCCCTCCCCAACGGCGTCTGCCGCAACAACCCCAACGACACAACCCTTAAAGTCGACTGCACCGCTCACTCCGCGGAGTATGATGTGGCGTCTAACACAGTCCGTCCTCTGTTCGTGTTCACGGACACCTGGTGCTCATCAGGAGCAGTAAATCCCAACGGAAGTCTGGTCCAAACAGGAGGTTACAACGATGGAGAGAAAATGGTTAGGGTTTTTACTCCTTGTGCTACTTGTGACTGGGAAGAAATTGGAAATGTGCTAGCCAACTGGAGATGGTACGCCACCGACCATATTCTTCCAGATGGACGGCAAATAATCATCGGCGGACGTGGGCAGTTCAGCTACGAATTTTACCCAAAGAGTGAAGGCTCAATGACCTCTCTCAATCTGCCTTTTCTTCAAGAGACAAGTGACGGCGCCGCCATAGAAAACAATCTCTACCCATTTGTCTTTCTCAATGTGGACGGCAACCTTTTCATCTTTGCTAACAACCGAGCCATTTTGTTCGACTATGTTGCCAGTAAAACCGTGAAGACGTACCCCACAATACCTGGTGGGGAACCAAGGTCGTATCCGAGCACCGGTTCGGCGGTGTTGCTACCTCTCAAGAGCACAAATGGTCAGGCTGCGGAAGCTGAGGTTTTGGTCTGCGGTGGAGCTCCTTTCGGCGCTTATACTAAAGCCTTAAAAAAGACTTACATGGATTCATTGAAGTCATGCGCCAGGATCAAAATAACCGACCCGAACCCGGAGTGGGTTATGGAAGACATGCCTCTAGCTAGAATCATGGGTGACATGACGTTACTTCCCAATGGTGACGTTTTGATTATCAACGGTGCCGCACAAGGAACCGCAGGGTGGGAGCTCGGGCGTCACCCGGTCCGGACCCCGGTTGTTTACAAGCCCGATAATGCGACAGGCTCACGGTTCGAGCTACAAAACCCGAGCGCCATTTCACGCATGTACCACTCAACTGCAGTATTGCTACGTGATGGAAGGGTTCTTGTTGGAGGTAGTAACCCTCACGAACGTTACGTATTCTCAAACGTGCTTTTCCCAACCGATCTGTCCTTAGAAGCTTTCTCTCCTAATTACTTGGACTCCAAGTTTGCAAGTGTACGTCCGACCACCTTGTCACCTTCGTCACAAGCTGAGGTTGGTTATGGAGAGAAGCTAACGGTTTCATTTTCGATAACGGGAACAATAGCACTGGACACGGTGTCTGTTACAATGGTGTCACCTTCATTTACTACGCATTCGTTCTCAATGAACCAAAGGCTAGTGATTCTTGCTTCCGAGACGGTGAGAGCACTGGGGAACTTGACGTTTCAAGTCGAGGTTACGACGCCGGCTTCCGGTAATCTTGCACCGTCCGGATATTTTCTTCTATATGTGGTTCATCAGCAGATTCCAAGTGCAGGCATTTGGGTGAAAATTCGGTAA